A window of Pedobacter lusitanus contains these coding sequences:
- a CDS encoding NAD-dependent epimerase/dehydratase family protein, whose translation MKKRVLITGASGFVGYHLIAAAISSGLEVYAAVRPSSNIKHLGEFDIQYTNPDFSNIDLLKKELEEKQYSYIIHASGITKAKTQEEYNTVNAEYTRNLALAAVTAAINLEKFIFVSSLAALGPLKDLSGLIEDNSPAHPVTNYGASKLLAEQYLAEINGLPLIVIRPTAVYGPREKDIFILLQTINKGLEPHIGSFKQQISFIYVKDLAKIIIDALFSDVTNKNYNVSDGGIYDRYALAEGVKKALHKRTWKFHLPVSAVSALAALMERIYKNSAGAPTLNKEKMNELTAVNWACNIEKLKADLGFKPAYNLENGLLETVNWYKNNKWL comes from the coding sequence ATGAAGAAGCGTGTACTGATAACCGGAGCAAGTGGTTTTGTTGGATACCATTTGATTGCGGCAGCTATATCCTCTGGTTTGGAGGTTTATGCAGCAGTGAGGCCGAGCAGTAATATCAAACATCTGGGGGAATTTGATATTCAGTATACCAATCCTGATTTCAGTAATATTGATTTATTGAAAAAAGAACTGGAAGAAAAACAGTACAGCTACATTATACACGCTTCCGGTATTACCAAAGCAAAAACACAGGAAGAATATAATACTGTTAACGCAGAATATACCAGAAATCTGGCTTTGGCAGCTGTAACGGCTGCGATTAACCTGGAGAAATTCATTTTTGTAAGCAGTCTTGCAGCTCTGGGCCCCTTAAAAGACCTTTCCGGTTTGATTGAGGATAATTCTCCGGCTCACCCTGTAACCAATTATGGGGCAAGCAAATTACTGGCTGAACAATATCTGGCAGAGATAAATGGCTTACCACTGATAGTCATTCGTCCTACTGCGGTTTACGGACCAAGAGAAAAAGACATTTTTATTTTGCTGCAAACTATAAACAAAGGATTAGAACCTCATATAGGTAGTTTTAAACAACAGATTAGTTTTATTTATGTAAAAGATCTGGCTAAAATTATCATTGATGCACTATTCTCGGACGTAACAAACAAGAACTATAATGTGTCTGATGGTGGTATCTATGATAGATATGCACTGGCAGAAGGAGTAAAAAAAGCATTGCATAAACGGACATGGAAATTCCATTTACCCGTTTCGGCAGTTTCAGCGTTAGCAGCACTAATGGAGCGGATTTATAAAAACTCTGCAGGTGCACCAACACTGAATAAAGAAAAGATGAATGAACTGACCGCTGTTAACTGGGCATGTAATATTGAAAAACTTAAAGCAGACCTTGGATTCAAGCCAGCTTATAATCTGGAAAATGGTCTGCTGGAAACAGTTAACTGGTATAAAAATAATAAGTGGCTTTAA
- a CDS encoding phosphatidylglycerophosphatase A family protein, giving the protein MLFHKITSTSLGIGYIGKGAGTAAAVATCLVWYFVHPDGFNFIPALIVTGLLTALGIWSGNIVETIWGKDHNRVVIDEVVGMCITLLWIPVTPVNVLLGLILFRFFDIVKPLFIRRLESLPGGWGVMFDDILAGIYANILLQVIVRFIIR; this is encoded by the coding sequence ATGTTATTTCATAAAATCACATCTACAAGCCTGGGTATCGGGTACATTGGCAAAGGAGCAGGAACTGCTGCTGCCGTGGCTACGTGTCTGGTTTGGTATTTTGTGCATCCTGATGGATTTAACTTTATTCCTGCTTTAATTGTTACTGGTCTTTTGACTGCATTAGGTATCTGGTCCGGCAATATTGTGGAGACCATTTGGGGTAAAGATCATAACCGGGTAGTTATAGATGAAGTGGTCGGTATGTGTATCACCCTTTTATGGATCCCGGTTACACCGGTAAATGTGTTGTTGGGGTTGATTCTTTTTCGTTTTTTTGATATAGTAAAACCACTTTTTATCAGACGCCTGGAGAGTTTGCCAGGGGGTTGGGGAGTGATGTTTGATGATATCCTTGCGGGTATATATGCAAACATCCTGTTGCAGGTTATTGTAAGATTTATTATACGTTAA
- a CDS encoding GtrA family protein, whose protein sequence is MATFVKAQVASLSASIIDFLTTLVCTQVFQIWYVIGSVIGTTAGGMVNFMMGRNWVFGAKERNINHQIFKYIIVWVGNLLLTTAGVYLVTHYLHVNYILSKIIVSCTVGIGYNFLMQKKFVFI, encoded by the coding sequence ATGGCGACTTTTGTAAAGGCTCAGGTTGCTTCATTGTCGGCCTCAATTATTGACTTTCTTACCACATTAGTCTGTACGCAGGTGTTTCAGATCTGGTATGTCATTGGAAGTGTGATAGGTACGACTGCAGGTGGAATGGTGAATTTTATGATGGGCCGCAACTGGGTATTCGGTGCAAAGGAAAGAAACATCAATCATCAAATCTTTAAATATATTATAGTTTGGGTAGGGAATTTGCTGTTAACAACTGCAGGGGTCTACCTCGTTACCCATTATCTACATGTTAATTACATTTTGTCAAAAATCATAGTCTCTTGTACCGTTGGAATTGGTTATAACTTTCTGATGCAAAAGAAGTTTGTATTTATATAA
- a CDS encoding DUF5686 and carboxypeptidase-like regulatory domain-containing protein gives MKTRIQTIILICALALPFFAVKASAQQHTVISGVVTDAADKDPIPYVTVLFKGTNIITKTDADGKYSISTSEVHNQLQFSYVGYKTNYATIKPGETQVINVRLQSESQSLTEVVISSNKRPAYRNKNNPAVELIRKVIENKNKNQSKSYDHVEFKQYEQLVFSLSNLSEKFKNKRIFRNYQFLFEQQDSTKIGGKLLMPVYMEEKVTQNYLQKNPNKKKTIVEGDKHVNYDSKFIDTQGLSMYFERMYADINIYDSNISLMSNQFLSPIADASPTFYKFFITDTIKTHTPNLIELSFIPRNNTDLLFEGKMYVTMDGNYAVQDAFLTVNKNINLNFVRALEAKLDFAKNEDGRYHLSKTNLIVDFGINKNKGGGFTGQRTVIINDYQINKPQGDTTYAGPSLVTLPQAALRTDQFWNAQRQDSTVRSKLSVYKNIDTLQTIPSFKRTMDLITLLFAGYKDFGPFEVGPVNTFYSFNNVEGFRLRLGGRTTPALSKRYYFETYAAYGFKDEKWKYFLSGTYSLNNKSIYSFPQNYVRASFQRDTKIPGQELQFVQEDNFLLSFKRGQNDMLLYNDFYKIDYIKEYENHFSYAVSLRKWTQRPGGTLAFNNTLNNTVNPVDLINTSEISVNLRYAPHEKFYQGKIYRVPIFDRYPIFNLRYTAGLKGVFSGQYNYHNLMGSIDKRFYVSQLGYTDVTLEGGSIFGKVPFPLLVIHRANQTYSYQLSSYNLMNFLEFVSDHYASINIDHNFNGFFFNKIPLIKKLKLRESVSFKALYGGLRDQNNPDMDPSLLQFPRNADGVQTTYVLGNQPYMEGSVGIGNIFKILRVDMVKRFTYLDNPVVSSWGIRARVKFDF, from the coding sequence ATGAAAACTCGCATTCAAACAATCATACTCATCTGTGCTTTAGCACTGCCTTTTTTTGCAGTTAAGGCTTCAGCTCAACAACACACTGTAATCAGTGGTGTGGTTACAGATGCTGCTGACAAAGATCCTATACCTTATGTGACTGTTCTTTTCAAAGGAACCAATATTATCACCAAAACTGATGCGGATGGTAAATACAGTATTTCGACAAGTGAGGTACATAATCAATTGCAATTTAGTTATGTAGGCTATAAGACTAATTATGCAACTATTAAACCCGGAGAAACACAGGTTATTAATGTGCGGTTGCAATCTGAATCACAGAGCCTGACTGAGGTAGTGATCAGTTCTAATAAAAGACCAGCGTATAGAAATAAGAACAATCCTGCTGTTGAACTGATTAGAAAAGTTATCGAGAATAAAAATAAAAATCAGAGTAAAAGCTATGATCATGTGGAATTTAAACAATATGAACAACTGGTTTTTTCTTTGAGTAATCTGTCAGAGAAATTCAAAAATAAACGGATATTCAGAAATTACCAGTTTCTTTTTGAACAACAGGATTCTACCAAAATAGGTGGCAAGCTATTAATGCCTGTCTATATGGAAGAGAAGGTTACACAAAACTATCTGCAGAAAAATCCGAATAAAAAGAAGACGATTGTAGAGGGGGATAAACATGTCAACTATGATAGTAAATTTATAGATACTCAGGGATTGAGCATGTATTTTGAAAGGATGTATGCGGATATTAATATATATGACAGCAATATCTCTTTAATGAGTAACCAGTTTTTGAGTCCTATTGCAGATGCATCACCAACATTTTATAAGTTTTTTATTACTGATACAATCAAAACGCATACTCCGAATCTGATTGAGCTTTCTTTTATTCCAAGAAATAATACAGATCTTTTGTTTGAAGGAAAGATGTATGTGACTATGGATGGCAATTATGCTGTTCAGGATGCATTCCTTACTGTAAATAAAAATATCAATCTGAACTTTGTAAGAGCGCTGGAAGCCAAGCTTGATTTTGCGAAAAATGAGGATGGCAGGTATCATTTATCAAAAACCAATCTTATTGTTGATTTTGGTATCAACAAAAACAAGGGTGGCGGTTTTACCGGTCAGCGTACTGTTATTATCAATGATTATCAGATTAATAAGCCACAGGGAGATACTACTTATGCTGGCCCGTCCCTGGTGACACTGCCACAGGCAGCATTGCGTACAGATCAGTTCTGGAATGCGCAGCGGCAGGATAGTACGGTTCGTTCAAAACTAAGTGTTTATAAAAATATTGATACTTTACAAACGATTCCGTCTTTTAAAAGAACGATGGATCTGATTACTTTACTGTTTGCCGGTTATAAGGATTTCGGACCGTTTGAAGTAGGACCTGTGAACACGTTTTATAGTTTCAATAATGTAGAAGGTTTCCGTCTGCGTTTAGGTGGACGTACAACCCCGGCTTTAAGTAAAAGATATTATTTTGAGACTTATGCCGCTTATGGTTTTAAAGATGAAAAATGGAAATATTTCCTGAGCGGAACTTATTCACTGAACAATAAATCCATCTATTCTTTCCCTCAGAATTATGTAAGGGCAAGTTTCCAGAGAGATACTAAAATTCCGGGTCAGGAACTTCAGTTTGTTCAGGAAGATAACTTTTTGCTATCGTTTAAACGTGGTCAGAATGATATGCTATTATATAATGATTTTTATAAAATTGATTATATAAAAGAATATGAAAACCATTTTTCATACGCTGTATCATTGCGTAAATGGACGCAGCGCCCGGGCGGTACACTGGCTTTTAATAATACACTAAACAATACGGTAAATCCGGTAGATCTGATCAATACTTCAGAAATAAGTGTGAATCTGCGTTATGCACCACATGAGAAGTTTTATCAGGGGAAAATATACAGAGTTCCTATCTTTGACAGATATCCTATTTTTAACCTGAGGTATACTGCTGGTTTAAAGGGAGTTTTTAGCGGACAATATAATTATCATAACCTGATGGGAAGTATTGACAAGCGTTTCTATGTTTCACAACTGGGCTATACTGATGTTACTTTAGAAGGCGGAAGTATTTTTGGTAAAGTACCTTTTCCTTTGCTTGTTATACACAGAGCGAATCAAACCTATTCTTATCAGCTTAGTTCGTATAACTTAATGAACTTCCTGGAATTTGTGAGTGATCATTACGCAAGCATCAATATTGATCATAATTTTAATGGATTCTTTTTTAATAAGATACCATTGATCAAGAAATTGAAGCTTAGGGAATCCGTATCTTTCAAAGCTTTATATGGAGGGCTGAGAGATCAGAATAATCCGGATATGGATCCTTC